One part of the Caproiciproducens sp. CPB-2 genome encodes these proteins:
- the murD gene encoding UDP-N-acetylmuramoyl-L-alanine--D-glutamate ligase, whose amino-acid sequence MDIQKFYSSIRGKRVAFCGIGGSNLPLIKIFARRGAAVTARDRRTEEKLGETAGELKELGVTLKLGEGYLENLDEDIIFRTPGMKYYLPELNAARERGAAVTSEMEVFFDLCPCKIFAVTGSDGKTTTTTILSEMLKAAGKTVHLGGNIGNPLLPEIESIHPDDVAVVELSSFQLISMRRSPDVAVVTNVTPNHLDMHKDMQEYIDAKKNILLHQNAFGRAVLNADYEITAGFAKDVRGDRLMFSRKGRCARGAWLNDQNGIILSLDGKDIPVMSASEIRIPGGHNIENYLAAVCALWGTVGTDVMVQTARTFSGVEHRNEFVRELDGVKYYNDSIGTTPSRTANGTLKLFDRKIILIAGGYDKKIPFDSFGPAVADSVKTLVLMGATADKIERSVKAAPNYREGGPKILRVRSLEEAVQACRAEAVPGDIVSLSPACASFDMFPNYETRGEEFKKLVERL is encoded by the coding sequence ATGGATATTCAAAAATTTTACAGTTCGATACGGGGAAAGAGAGTGGCCTTCTGCGGCATCGGCGGAAGCAACCTGCCGCTGATCAAAATCTTTGCGCGGCGCGGGGCGGCCGTAACGGCCCGCGACCGGCGGACGGAGGAAAAGCTGGGCGAAACAGCCGGCGAGCTGAAAGAGCTGGGCGTCACGCTGAAGCTGGGGGAGGGCTATCTGGAAAATCTTGACGAAGACATCATTTTCCGTACGCCCGGCATGAAATATTATCTGCCCGAGCTGAACGCGGCCCGCGAGCGCGGCGCGGCGGTCACCTCTGAAATGGAGGTTTTCTTCGACCTGTGCCCCTGTAAAATTTTCGCGGTGACCGGTAGCGACGGAAAAACCACCACCACCACCATCCTTTCGGAAATGCTCAAAGCGGCCGGAAAAACCGTCCATCTGGGCGGAAACATCGGCAATCCCCTTCTGCCTGAAATCGAAAGCATTCATCCCGACGACGTGGCGGTGGTGGAGCTTTCCAGCTTCCAGCTGATTTCCATGCGCCGCAGCCCGGACGTCGCCGTGGTGACCAACGTCACCCCGAACCATCTGGACATGCATAAGGACATGCAGGAGTATATCGACGCGAAAAAGAATATTCTTCTGCACCAGAACGCCTTCGGGCGCGCGGTGCTCAACGCGGACTATGAAATTACGGCCGGCTTCGCAAAGGACGTCCGCGGCGACAGGCTGATGTTCAGCCGGAAGGGCAGATGCGCGCGCGGCGCGTGGCTTAACGATCAAAATGGAATCATCCTGTCGCTGGACGGGAAGGACATTCCCGTGATGAGCGCTTCGGAGATAAGAATCCCCGGCGGCCACAATATTGAAAATTACCTTGCCGCCGTCTGCGCCCTGTGGGGGACCGTCGGCACGGATGTGATGGTTCAGACCGCGCGCACCTTTTCCGGAGTGGAGCACCGCAACGAATTTGTGCGCGAGCTGGACGGCGTGAAATATTACAACGATTCCATCGGGACCACCCCGAGCCGCACGGCGAACGGAACCCTGAAGCTTTTCGACCGCAAGATCATTCTGATCGCGGGCGGCTACGACAAAAAAATCCCGTTTGACTCCTTCGGCCCCGCCGTGGCGGACAGCGTAAAGACGCTGGTGCTGATGGGCGCGACCGCGGACAAAATCGAGCGGAGCGTCAAGGCGGCGCCGAACTACCGGGAGGGCGGCCCGAAGATCCTCCGGGTGCGCTCGCTGGAAGAAGCGGTCCAGGCCTGCCGGGCCGAGGCGGTACCGGGCGACATCGTATCCCTTTCGCCGGCCTGCGCCAGCTTCGACATGTTCCCGAACTACGAAACGCGCGGAGAGGAATTCAAAAAACTGGTGGAACGGCTGTAA
- a CDS encoding gamma-glutamyl-gamma-aminobutyrate hydrolase family protein gives MAKPVIGLTPLYDPEQERFWMRPNYLRAVEEAGGVPLVLPLTDGEEDIAALTGLCDGFLFTGGPDVHPSLFNEETLRFCGPIDPRRDRFEILLLNRAVKLDKPVLGICRGIQLMNVALGGSLYQDISAQVQGLPVAHYQKPPYDVAVHGIDIEKESPLCAILHKTKMTVNSMHHQAVKDLAPPLRCAASSADGLAECVWMPEKRFFLGVQWHPEYLFGSESGDLFRAFLGAARE, from the coding sequence ATGGCAAAACCGGTCATCGGCTTAACGCCGCTTTACGATCCAGAGCAGGAGCGGTTCTGGATGCGCCCGAACTATCTGCGCGCCGTTGAGGAAGCGGGCGGCGTGCCGCTGGTCCTGCCGCTGACGGACGGGGAAGAGGACATTGCCGCGCTGACCGGACTGTGCGACGGATTTCTGTTTACCGGCGGGCCGGACGTACACCCCTCGCTGTTCAACGAAGAGACGCTGCGCTTCTGCGGGCCGATCGATCCGCGGCGCGACCGGTTTGAAATCCTTCTGCTGAACCGGGCAGTAAAGCTCGACAAGCCTGTGCTGGGCATCTGCAGGGGCATCCAGCTGATGAATGTGGCGCTCGGCGGCAGCCTGTATCAGGATATCTCGGCGCAGGTGCAGGGACTGCCGGTCGCCCATTACCAGAAGCCTCCCTACGATGTGGCGGTGCACGGCATTGACATCGAAAAGGAAAGCCCGCTCTGCGCCATCCTTCATAAAACGAAAATGACGGTCAACAGCATGCACCATCAGGCGGTAAAGGACCTTGCGCCGCCGCTCCGGTGCGCCGCCAGCTCGGCGGACGGATTGGCGGAGTGCGTCTGGATGCCGGAAAAGCGGTTTTTTCTGGGGGTGCAGTGGCATCCGGAGTATTTATTTGGTTCGGAGAGCGGGGACCTTTTCCGCGCTTTCCTCGGCGCCGCGAGGGAATAA
- a CDS encoding PepSY1/2 domain-containing protein, with protein MMNKKRIISLIAVVALIVTLGATTAMGYVSANKYKMNLEYNYKRAVGDLNGCVSNIETALNKASYANTSTQQNGLAAKLMRESSMAKSALAVLPVTDHSLDNVTKFITQVGDFAMTLSTKISSGQKISEEDYKTMNQLEKYAKTLQSGLQNVKTDIQSDQLSSEFKKTSEDFTDFPSLIYDGPFSDHISQMKPMLTEGREQIAQGNAQSIAAEFLGAAQDKLAHTQDTAGNLPTYNFTANNGGIRICVTKAGGFISSMENSRDVTAENLSYEDASKKAAAFLKGRGISDMKQTYYVINDGICMINYAYYKDDIICYPDLIKISVALDDGEIVLFNSTGYIMNHHDRTLAAKITADQAQASVSKKLTVKKRGLALIPTPGLSEVLTYEFVCSGQNNEQVLVYINATTGLEEQILILQVSDSGMLVK; from the coding sequence ATGATGAATAAAAAAAGAATTATTTCGCTGATCGCCGTAGTTGCGCTGATTGTAACGCTCGGAGCGACGACCGCGATGGGTTATGTTTCCGCAAACAAATATAAAATGAATCTGGAATACAACTACAAGCGCGCCGTAGGCGACCTGAACGGCTGCGTGTCCAACATTGAGACCGCGCTGAACAAGGCCTCCTACGCAAATACGTCAACCCAGCAAAACGGGCTGGCCGCCAAGCTGATGAGGGAATCCAGCATGGCGAAATCCGCGCTGGCGGTGCTGCCGGTCACCGACCATTCGCTGGACAACGTGACCAAATTCATTACTCAGGTCGGTGATTTCGCCATGACGCTGTCCACCAAAATCTCTTCCGGACAGAAGATCAGCGAAGAGGACTACAAGACCATGAACCAGCTGGAAAAGTACGCCAAAACGCTGCAGTCCGGCCTGCAGAACGTAAAGACCGATATTCAGTCCGACCAGCTTTCCAGCGAGTTCAAGAAAACCTCGGAGGACTTTACCGACTTCCCTTCGCTGATTTACGACGGTCCATTCTCCGACCATATCAGCCAGATGAAGCCGATGCTGACCGAGGGCCGCGAACAGATCGCCCAGGGCAACGCACAGAGTATCGCGGCGGAATTCCTGGGGGCCGCGCAGGACAAGCTCGCGCATACGCAGGACACGGCGGGGAACCTGCCCACCTATAATTTCACCGCAAACAACGGCGGTATCCGCATCTGTGTGACAAAGGCGGGAGGATTTATTTCCAGCATGGAGAATTCGCGCGACGTGACCGCCGAAAACCTCAGCTACGAGGACGCGTCCAAAAAAGCCGCCGCCTTTTTGAAGGGCCGGGGCATTTCGGATATGAAGCAGACCTACTACGTCATCAACGACGGCATCTGCATGATCAACTACGCCTATTACAAAGACGATATTATCTGCTACCCCGATCTGATCAAAATTTCCGTCGCGCTGGACGACGGGGAAATCGTTCTGTTCAACTCCACGGGCTATATCATGAACCACCATGACCGGACGCTGGCCGCGAAAATCACCGCCGACCAGGCGCAGGCTTCCGTCAGCAAAAAGCTGACGGTCAAAAAAAGAGGGCTGGCTTTGATTCCAACCCCCGGTCTGAGCGAAGTGCTCACCTATGAATTTGTATGCAGCGGACAGAATAACGAACAGGTCCTGGTCTATATCAACGCAACCACCGGACTGGAGGAACAGATTCTGATCCTGCAGGTTTCCGACAGCGGGATGCTGGTCAAATAA
- the argF gene encoding ornithine carbamoyltransferase, with amino-acid sequence MKHLLKMLDLTSEDIASVLNLADQLKYEQKHGIEHRHLAGKTLGMIFEKASTRTRVSFEVGMYQLGGLPIFLSAKDLQIGRGEPVQDTARVLSRYLDGIMIRTFKQSEVEALAQNGTIPIINGLTDFSHPCQVLADLMTIREYKGSLDGLKMCYIGDGNNMMNSLIVGGLKMKMEVAVACPKEYRPAAAVLDFAVTHPAFSMTTDPKEAAKGADVVITDVWASMGQEEEAQKRRDAFKGFQINEEIMSAAKSDAIVQHCLPAHRGEEITAEMFEKHAKEIFDEAENRLHAQKAVLVSLMGGK; translated from the coding sequence ATGAAACATCTGCTGAAAATGCTTGACCTGACCAGCGAGGATATCGCCTCCGTCCTGAACCTTGCCGACCAGCTCAAATACGAGCAGAAGCACGGCATCGAGCACCGGCATCTGGCGGGGAAAACGCTGGGAATGATCTTTGAGAAGGCTTCCACCAGGACCCGCGTTTCCTTTGAAGTCGGTATGTACCAGCTGGGCGGACTGCCGATTTTCCTTTCCGCGAAGGATCTTCAGATCGGCCGCGGCGAGCCGGTGCAGGACACCGCCCGCGTGCTTTCCCGCTATCTGGACGGCATCATGATCCGCACCTTCAAGCAGTCGGAGGTCGAAGCGCTGGCACAAAACGGCACCATCCCGATCATCAACGGCCTGACCGACTTTTCCCACCCGTGCCAGGTGCTGGCCGACCTGATGACCATCCGCGAGTACAAGGGCAGCCTTGACGGGCTGAAGATGTGCTACATCGGCGACGGAAACAACATGATGAATTCGCTGATCGTGGGCGGCCTGAAAATGAAGATGGAGGTTGCCGTCGCCTGCCCGAAGGAATACCGTCCGGCCGCCGCGGTCCTCGATTTTGCGGTCACACATCCCGCGTTCAGCATGACCACCGACCCGAAGGAAGCCGCAAAGGGAGCCGACGTGGTGATTACCGACGTGTGGGCCTCCATGGGACAGGAGGAAGAAGCGCAGAAACGCCGCGATGCGTTCAAGGGCTTCCAGATCAATGAGGAAATCATGTCCGCCGCCAAGAGCGACGCCATTGTCCAGCATTGTCTGCCCGCGCACCGCGGCGAGGAAATCACTGCGGAAATGTTTGAAAAACACGCGAAGGAAATTTTTGACGAGGCTGAAAACCGTCTGCACGCGCAGAAAGCCGTGCTGGTCAGCCTGATGGGCGGGAAATAA
- a CDS encoding aspartate aminotransferase family protein, with product MTLEEIQEQDHRYLMQTYGRFPVALVSGHGATAVDCNGKEYIDFTSGIGVNSLGYCDERWTRAVAKQAATLQHTSNLYYQPMQTKLAEKLCALTGFSKVFFGNSGAEANECAVKVARKYAADKYGKNRCRIVTLQNSFHGRTLTTLAATGQDAFHEKFTPLTQGFSYAFPNMDSVKENVSGDTCAVMIELVQGEGGVLPLKDGFVKELAAFCGERDILLIVDEVQTGVGRTGKLYCFQNYGVMPDILTSAKGLGGGLPVGACLCTERLGGVMDAGSHGSTFGGNPVVCAGALAVLDVVGDGGFLREVREKGAYLTEKLSAMEEIEFVRGLGMMLGAKLKKGSAKEAAQKCAESGLLVLTAKELLRFLPPLTIAYEEIDKGLAVLQKVIRTLK from the coding sequence ATGACCTTGGAAGAAATTCAGGAACAGGACCACAGGTATCTTATGCAGACCTACGGGCGGTTTCCCGTGGCGCTTGTTTCCGGCCACGGCGCGACCGCGGTGGACTGCAACGGAAAAGAGTATATCGATTTTACAAGCGGAATCGGCGTCAATTCGCTGGGCTACTGCGACGAACGATGGACGCGGGCCGTCGCGAAACAGGCGGCGACTTTGCAGCATACCTCCAATTTATACTATCAGCCCATGCAGACAAAGCTGGCGGAAAAGCTTTGCGCCCTGACCGGGTTTTCAAAGGTCTTTTTCGGGAATTCCGGCGCGGAGGCAAACGAATGCGCGGTCAAGGTGGCGCGAAAGTACGCCGCCGACAAATACGGAAAAAACCGGTGCCGGATCGTCACCCTGCAAAATTCGTTCCACGGCCGCACCCTCACCACGCTGGCGGCGACCGGGCAGGACGCGTTCCATGAAAAATTTACCCCGCTGACACAGGGCTTTTCCTACGCGTTTCCCAACATGGACAGCGTAAAGGAAAATGTGTCGGGGGACACCTGCGCGGTGATGATCGAGCTGGTGCAGGGCGAGGGCGGCGTTCTGCCGCTAAAAGACGGCTTTGTAAAGGAACTGGCCGCGTTCTGCGGGGAGCGGGATATTCTGCTCATCGTCGACGAGGTTCAGACGGGCGTCGGCCGTACGGGGAAACTGTACTGCTTCCAGAATTACGGGGTCATGCCGGATATCCTGACCAGCGCGAAGGGCCTCGGCGGAGGACTGCCGGTCGGCGCGTGCCTCTGTACCGAGCGCCTCGGCGGGGTGATGGACGCCGGTTCGCACGGCTCCACCTTCGGCGGCAACCCGGTCGTCTGCGCGGGAGCGCTCGCGGTGCTGGACGTGGTCGGGGACGGGGGCTTTTTACGGGAGGTGCGTGAAAAGGGCGCGTACCTTACGGAAAAGCTTTCCGCCATGGAGGAAATCGAGTTTGTCCGCGGGCTGGGCATGATGCTCGGCGCGAAGCTGAAAAAGGGGAGCGCCAAAGAGGCCGCGCAGAAATGCGCAGAAAGCGGCCTTCTGGTCCTGACGGCAAAAGAGCTGCTCCGCTTCCTGCCGCCGCTGACGATTGCCTATGAAGAGATCGACAAGGGTCTCGCGGTCCTGCAAAAAGTGATCCGGACCCTGAAATAA
- the argB gene encoding acetylglutamate kinase, translated as MDISNADRARVLVQALPYIQKYAGKTVVVKYGGNAMVNEDLKDAVMSDIVLMQLVGINVVLVHGGGPEISAMLKKIGKESRFVGGLRVTDAETVDVVQMVLAGKVNKDLVQLLERHNGRAIGLCGLDGGMMKAKKLAAGEDLGFVGEITEVNTEIVSQTTANGYVPIVATVAGGENGEVYNINADIAAARIAAEMGAIKLILMTDIKGLLSDKEDESTLIPVVNVSDVPKLQNQGIISGGMIPKIDCCVEAVRRGVSRAHIIDGRIPHSILIELFSDEGIGTMFC; from the coding sequence ATGGATATCAGCAATGCGGACCGGGCGCGGGTTCTGGTGCAGGCCCTGCCGTATATACAGAAATACGCGGGCAAGACGGTCGTTGTAAAATACGGCGGAAACGCCATGGTGAACGAGGACCTGAAGGACGCGGTCATGAGCGATATCGTTCTGATGCAGCTCGTCGGCATCAACGTGGTGCTGGTGCACGGCGGCGGTCCGGAAATCAGCGCGATGCTCAAAAAGATCGGCAAGGAAAGCCGTTTTGTCGGCGGGCTGCGCGTGACCGACGCGGAAACTGTGGACGTTGTGCAGATGGTGCTGGCGGGCAAGGTCAACAAGGACCTCGTCCAGCTTCTGGAACGGCACAACGGCCGGGCCATCGGCCTGTGCGGGCTGGACGGCGGCATGATGAAGGCAAAAAAGCTCGCTGCGGGGGAGGACCTCGGCTTTGTGGGCGAAATTACCGAAGTGAATACCGAAATCGTTTCCCAGACCACGGCAAACGGCTATGTGCCGATTGTGGCGACCGTAGCCGGCGGCGAAAACGGGGAAGTGTACAATATCAACGCGGACATCGCCGCGGCGCGCATCGCGGCGGAAATGGGCGCGATCAAGCTGATCCTGATGACGGACATCAAAGGGCTTCTCAGCGATAAGGAAGACGAAAGCACCCTGATTCCGGTCGTCAACGTCAGCGACGTGCCGAAGCTGCAGAATCAGGGCATCATCAGCGGGGGCATGATCCCGAAAATCGACTGCTGCGTCGAAGCCGTGCGGCGGGGCGTGAGCCGGGCGCACATCATCGACGGGCGTATCCCGCACTCCATTCTGATCGAGCTTTTTTCAGACGAGGGCATCGGCACGATGTTCTGCTGA
- the argJ gene encoding bifunctional glutamate N-acetyltransferase/amino-acid acetyltransferase ArgJ → MEWIEGGVTAAQGFTAAGIYSGIRKNKSKPDLAMIYAKVPCSAAAVYTQNLVKGAPVVVTRKNIADGKAQAVICNSGNANTCNADGEEKAWRMCEIAAKELGIAPQDVVVASTGVIGQVLPIEPIEQAAPALAKALSPDGSGDAARAIMTTDTEMKNLAVRLTIGGKSVHIGGIAKGSGMIHPNMATMLCFLTTDAAISACALNAALKEAVHVSFNMVSVDGDTSTNDMTAVLASGLAGNGEITGESEDYHLFVQGLTALCTALARKVAKDGEGATKLLVCRVTGAKSEKDARLVAKSVICSSLFKAAMFGADANWGRVLCAIGYAGADVDVSLVDVTFESKAGRIEVCKNGTGIDFDEDEAKKILTQEEINVDVALNGGEFRACAFGCDLTYDYVKINGDYRS, encoded by the coding sequence ATGGAATGGATCGAGGGCGGCGTTACCGCCGCACAGGGCTTTACCGCAGCGGGGATTTACAGCGGAATCCGCAAAAACAAATCGAAGCCGGATCTCGCGATGATTTATGCAAAGGTTCCGTGTTCCGCCGCGGCCGTCTATACGCAGAACTTAGTCAAGGGCGCGCCGGTTGTGGTGACGCGGAAAAATATCGCCGACGGCAAAGCGCAGGCGGTGATCTGCAATTCGGGCAACGCCAATACCTGCAACGCCGACGGCGAGGAAAAGGCGTGGAGGATGTGCGAAATTGCCGCGAAGGAGCTCGGCATTGCGCCGCAGGACGTGGTCGTCGCCTCCACCGGGGTCATCGGCCAGGTGCTGCCGATCGAACCGATCGAACAGGCCGCTCCCGCGCTGGCAAAGGCGCTTTCGCCCGACGGCTCGGGGGACGCCGCGAGGGCGATTATGACGACGGACACCGAAATGAAAAATTTAGCGGTCAGGCTGACCATCGGCGGAAAATCCGTCCATATCGGCGGCATTGCGAAGGGCTCCGGCATGATTCATCCGAATATGGCGACCATGCTCTGCTTTCTGACCACGGACGCCGCGATTTCGGCCTGCGCGCTGAACGCCGCTTTGAAGGAAGCGGTGCACGTCAGCTTCAATATGGTCAGCGTCGACGGCGATACCTCCACCAACGACATGACCGCCGTCCTTGCCTCCGGCCTCGCCGGGAACGGGGAAATCACGGGGGAATCTGAAGATTACCATCTTTTTGTGCAGGGCCTGACCGCCCTTTGCACCGCGCTCGCGAGAAAAGTCGCAAAGGACGGCGAGGGCGCGACCAAGCTTTTGGTCTGCCGGGTAACGGGCGCGAAAAGCGAAAAGGACGCGCGGCTGGTTGCCAAAAGCGTGATCTGCTCCAGCCTGTTCAAGGCGGCGATGTTCGGAGCAGACGCGAACTGGGGGCGCGTTCTGTGCGCGATCGGCTACGCGGGCGCGGATGTGGACGTAAGCTTGGTGGACGTCACGTTTGAATCGAAGGCGGGCCGCATAGAGGTCTGTAAAAACGGCACGGGAATCGATTTTGACGAGGATGAGGCAAAGAAAATCCTGACGCAGGAGGAAATCAATGTGGATGTGGCGCTGAACGGCGGAGAGTTCCGCGCCTGCGCGTTCGGCTGCGACCTCACCTACGACTATGTAAAAATCAACGGGGATTACCGGAGCTGA
- the argC gene encoding N-acetyl-gamma-glutamyl-phosphate reductase, giving the protein MIRAGVVGATGYAGAELCRLLSGHPQAELAAVSSVSFEGQALSEIYPAYRGVCDMVCGTQGEVVEKSDAVFAALPHGLSQELAAECFAKGKVFIDLGADFRLENEEDYREWYGGTFLHPGLHALAVYALPELFREQIRGKKIIANPGCYTTAVPLALAPALKNGLIEKDGIIADCKSGVTGAGRKPSQNTHYPELNEGMSAYKVACHRHTPEMEQSLSHVAGAPVKLTFVPHLLPVNRGILATCYAKLAAGATMEQIQKAYHDAYDSEYFIRLLPQGIEADIKNVRYSNFCDISLHADSRTGTLVAISAIDNMVKGAAGQAIQNMNLAFGIEETAGLKALPPAF; this is encoded by the coding sequence ATGATCCGGGCAGGAGTGGTCGGCGCGACGGGCTACGCGGGCGCGGAGCTCTGCCGGCTGCTGAGCGGGCACCCGCAGGCGGAGCTTGCGGCGGTCAGCTCGGTCAGCTTCGAAGGGCAGGCCCTTTCGGAAATTTACCCGGCGTACCGCGGCGTATGCGACATGGTCTGCGGCACCCAGGGCGAGGTCGTTGAAAAAAGCGACGCGGTCTTTGCCGCGCTGCCCCACGGCCTTTCACAGGAGCTGGCCGCGGAATGCTTCGCAAAGGGAAAGGTCTTTATCGACCTCGGCGCGGATTTCCGGCTGGAAAACGAGGAGGATTACCGCGAGTGGTACGGCGGGACGTTCCTGCATCCCGGCCTTCACGCGCTCGCCGTTTATGCTCTGCCGGAGCTTTTCCGGGAACAGATCCGGGGCAAAAAAATCATTGCGAACCCCGGCTGCTACACCACCGCGGTGCCGCTCGCGTTGGCGCCGGCTTTGAAAAACGGCCTGATTGAGAAGGACGGCATCATTGCCGACTGCAAAAGCGGCGTGACCGGCGCGGGCAGGAAACCGAGCCAGAACACCCATTACCCGGAGCTGAACGAGGGCATGAGCGCCTATAAGGTCGCCTGCCACCGGCATACGCCGGAGATGGAGCAGAGCCTTTCCCATGTGGCGGGCGCGCCGGTGAAGCTGACCTTCGTGCCGCATCTGCTGCCGGTCAACCGGGGAATCCTCGCCACCTGCTACGCGAAGCTGGCCGCGGGAGCGACCATGGAACAGATACAAAAAGCCTATCACGACGCGTACGATTCGGAATATTTTATCCGGCTGCTGCCGCAGGGCATAGAAGCGGACATCAAAAATGTACGATATTCCAATTTCTGCGATATTTCACTCCACGCCGATTCCCGTACCGGCACGCTGGTCGCCATCTCGGCAATCGACAACATGGTCAAGGGCGCGGCGGGGCAGGCAATCCAGAATATGAATCTTGCGTTTGGAATAGAGGAAACAGCCGGGCTGAAAGCATTGCCCCCGGCATTTTAA
- the argH gene encoding argininosuccinate lyase: MKLWAGRFHKELDQKTNDFNSSISFDSRMAREDIEGSIAHAAMLGACGVIDAAESEKICAELKKILAEIESGTLSIDGEAEDIHTFVEGELTARLGAAGKRLHTARSRNDQVAVDVKLYLKKQCVLLHGQIKELIGVLCKKALENSDVVMPGYTHMQRAQPITFGHHLLAYAEMFQRDLSRLEDTGKRMDECPLGSGALAGTTYPLDREMTASLLGFAGATNNSLDGVSDRDFCMELAADIAIAMVHLSRFSEEIILWCSWEFKFVELDDAFSTGSSIMPQKKNPDIAELVRGKSGRAIGDLTTLLTMMKGLPLAYNKDMQEDKEAIFDAADTLHMCLTAFIPMVDTMRVLPQNMRKAAAKGFINATDCADYLVGKGMPFRDAYKVTGELVAYCIENGLTLETVPLEKYKEFSGLFDGGIFDAISLENCVNGRKVLGGPAPENVRAQAERVLKKLGVQP; the protein is encoded by the coding sequence TTGAAGCTGTGGGCGGGAAGATTCCATAAGGAACTCGATCAGAAAACCAATGATTTTAATTCATCCATTTCCTTTGACAGCCGGATGGCAAGGGAAGATATAGAGGGCAGTATCGCCCACGCAGCCATGCTCGGCGCCTGCGGGGTGATCGACGCGGCGGAGAGCGAAAAAATCTGTGCGGAGCTGAAAAAAATCCTCGCGGAGATCGAAAGCGGAACGCTTTCCATCGACGGGGAAGCCGAGGATATCCACACCTTTGTGGAGGGCGAGCTGACCGCGCGGCTGGGAGCCGCGGGCAAACGGCTGCACACCGCGCGCAGCCGGAACGACCAGGTTGCGGTGGACGTGAAGCTGTATCTGAAAAAACAGTGCGTCCTGCTGCACGGCCAGATCAAGGAGCTGATCGGCGTGCTGTGTAAAAAGGCGCTGGAAAACAGCGATGTGGTCATGCCGGGCTACACCCACATGCAGCGCGCGCAGCCCATCACCTTCGGGCACCACCTTCTGGCCTACGCGGAAATGTTCCAGCGCGACCTGTCCCGTCTGGAGGATACCGGAAAGCGCATGGACGAATGCCCGCTCGGCTCCGGCGCGCTGGCGGGGACCACCTATCCGCTGGACCGCGAGATGACCGCTTCGCTTTTGGGCTTTGCCGGGGCGACGAACAACAGCCTCGACGGCGTTTCCGACCGGGATTTCTGCATGGAGCTTGCCGCGGATATCGCCATCGCCATGGTGCACCTTTCCCGGTTTTCGGAGGAAATTATCCTCTGGTGTTCGTGGGAATTCAAATTTGTGGAGCTGGACGATGCGTTTTCCACCGGCTCCAGCATCATGCCGCAGAAAAAGAACCCCGATATCGCGGAGCTGGTCCGCGGCAAGAGCGGGCGCGCCATCGGCGACCTGACCACGCTGCTGACCATGATGAAGGGCCTTCCCCTTGCGTACAACAAGGATATGCAGGAGGATAAGGAAGCGATTTTCGACGCGGCGGACACCCTGCATATGTGCCTGACCGCCTTTATCCCGATGGTGGACACCATGCGGGTGCTGCCTCAGAACATGCGGAAAGCGGCGGCGAAGGGCTTTATCAACGCGACCGACTGCGCCGATTATCTGGTCGGCAAGGGAATGCCCTTCCGCGACGCGTACAAAGTGACCGGCGAACTGGTGGCGTACTGCATTGAAAACGGGCTGACGCTCGAAACCGTGCCGCTTGAGAAGTACAAAGAATTCAGCGGGCTGTTCGACGGCGGGATCTTCGACGCGATTTCGCTGGAAAACTGCGTGAACGGCAGGAAGGTGCTGGGCGGCCCGGCTCCGGAAAATGTGCGCGCACAGGCGGAAAGAGTGCTGAAAAAGCTGGGGGTGCAGCCATGA